Proteins encoded within one genomic window of Bacillus sp. 1NLA3E:
- a CDS encoding flavin monoamine oxidase family protein, translating to MPNHINNQLLTPLMIDIIKNGLKKSQVPKHIIVVGAGLAGLVAASLLKEAGHKVVIIEANNRVGGRVYTIRSPFSNGLYFNVGPMRIPDSHFLTLEYIKKFGLSINLFINRSPLDILYFNGIKTQLSTFERYPSVLNFPVAPNERGKSAEELWKLAIQPIMDFVNQNPTRNWFHVEKEFKNYSLGSFLKSYHYQYGTTFSDGAVDMIGALLDLEAYMGISFIEALREEIYFRSNRFYEITGGMDLLPRAFLPQLNEIIMFNQRMTKIVQHNNSVTIHSTHQDTLEQSTITGDLAIITIPFSVLRFVKIEPYQSFSYYKRRAIRELNYMAATKIGIEFKSRFWERYDQFGGKSITDLPIRFTYYPSQGIGTKGPALVLASYTWADEAMTWNGLSNEERVQYALNNLAEIYGDQVYSEFVTGTSYSWVDNPYSAGAFTAFEPGQETELYPYIFIPEGRVHFAGEHTTLTHAWMQGAIESGIRVALEVTDLP from the coding sequence ATGCCTAATCACATAAATAATCAATTACTGACTCCACTTATGATTGACATTATTAAAAATGGGCTAAAAAAGTCGCAAGTCCCCAAACATATTATTGTTGTCGGGGCAGGCTTAGCAGGACTGGTTGCTGCTTCTCTATTAAAGGAGGCCGGGCATAAAGTCGTAATTATCGAAGCGAACAATAGGGTGGGAGGACGTGTCTACACCATCCGATCCCCCTTTAGCAATGGGCTTTATTTTAACGTAGGTCCTATGCGGATTCCTGATAGTCATTTTTTAACATTAGAGTATATTAAAAAATTTGGTCTATCCATCAACCTATTTATAAACAGATCCCCATTGGATATTCTTTATTTCAATGGAATCAAAACACAGCTCAGCACTTTTGAACGTTATCCAAGTGTTCTAAACTTTCCGGTTGCCCCGAATGAACGCGGTAAAAGCGCAGAGGAGCTGTGGAAATTAGCTATTCAGCCAATTATGGACTTTGTAAACCAAAACCCGACGAGAAATTGGTTCCACGTAGAAAAAGAATTTAAAAACTACTCTCTTGGTTCTTTTTTAAAATCTTACCATTATCAATATGGCACGACTTTTTCAGATGGCGCAGTTGATATGATCGGTGCTCTTCTTGATTTAGAAGCATATATGGGAATTTCTTTTATTGAAGCTCTGCGAGAAGAGATATATTTTAGATCAAATCGTTTCTATGAGATAACTGGAGGTATGGATCTGCTGCCAAGGGCCTTTCTCCCTCAATTAAATGAAATAATAATGTTCAATCAAAGGATGACAAAAATTGTGCAACATAACAACAGCGTCACCATCCATTCTACCCATCAGGACACCCTCGAGCAATCCACTATAACTGGAGATCTTGCCATCATAACCATACCCTTTTCAGTGTTAAGATTTGTGAAAATTGAACCATACCAGTCTTTTTCCTACTATAAACGAAGAGCAATTCGAGAACTGAACTACATGGCTGCAACCAAAATCGGGATCGAGTTTAAAAGCAGATTTTGGGAAAGATATGATCAGTTTGGTGGTAAATCCATAACTGACCTGCCCATTCGATTCACCTATTACCCAAGTCAAGGGATTGGTACAAAAGGACCTGCTTTGGTTTTGGCAAGTTACACATGGGCAGATGAGGCAATGACATGGAATGGTCTGTCAAACGAAGAACGCGTTCAATATGCTTTAAATAACTTAGCTGAAATTTATGGTGACCAAGTCTATTCCGAGTTTGTAACCGGAACATCTTATAGTTGGGTAGATAATCCATATTCTGCTGGTGCTTTCACCGCTTTTGAACCCGGTCAGGAAACTGAACTGTATCCTTATATTTTTATTCCTGAAGGAAGAGTGCACTTTGCTGGTGAACACACTACTCTTACCCATGCTTGGATGCAGGGTGCGATTGAATCCGGAATCCGGGTTGCTTTAGAAGTGACCGACTTGCCATAA
- a CDS encoding cupin domain-containing protein, with amino-acid sequence MNEKNSEYWIKNLGLIPHPEGGYYKSTYDSNSIFSDSDMVDIGKKRKLYTSIYFLLRSEDISHFHRLKSDELWYYHGGSSLTVHVIDERGEYSELKLGLNIEQGEEPQVLVPKNSIFGSSVMEEGTFSLVGCMVSPGFDFEDFELFDQEELLKEYPQHEKIIRKIALQSK; translated from the coding sequence ATGAACGAAAAGAACTCAGAGTATTGGATAAAAAACCTTGGCTTAATTCCGCATCCAGAAGGCGGCTATTATAAAAGTACATATGATTCAAATTCTATTTTTTCGGATAGTGATATGGTTGATATAGGAAAAAAACGTAAGTTATATACAAGCATATATTTTCTGCTAAGGTCAGAAGATATATCTCATTTTCATAGACTGAAATCGGATGAGTTATGGTATTACCACGGCGGTAGTTCTTTAACGGTTCATGTGATTGATGAGCGTGGTGAATATAGCGAACTAAAATTAGGATTAAACATAGAACAGGGGGAAGAACCCCAAGTATTGGTTCCTAAAAATTCAATTTTTGGTTCATCAGTAATGGAGGAGGGGACCTTTTCTCTTGTTGGTTGTATGGTATCACCAGGATTCGATTTTGAAGACTTTGAGTTGTTTGATCAGGAAGAGTTGCTGAAAGAGTATCCTCAACATGAAAAAATCATTCGAAAAATAGCGCTTCAATCGAAATGA
- a CDS encoding 4Fe-4S binding protein — MKWFTFKSKKLSKVQKRSRNFIFRRGAWYLFGLILFYAPFALFNRGLNWLLGNGTDGSIHDTCLRMPITDLLSGKGMDLLTIKGISLLLLLVSAFLIGPFFCGRLCAVGAFTEYLSRLWPDKWKLDWSKIVNPTPIRYGFLAGFIIAPLMAGSIACAYCGYGFFQRLLDGGFWGDIGVLGSTTIITAFLWFIVFGVFTKGGRGYCNFMCPVGATQSLLHSLGAKFGFTYKLKFDHGKCVSCQSCVKACPMSALKKEDDTIKYNIHSCITCRQCTAACPTNAILYGTGERGWDSNIVPLEKRPSEKGA, encoded by the coding sequence ATGAAATGGTTTACTTTTAAAAGCAAGAAATTAAGTAAAGTTCAAAAGCGTTCACGTAATTTTATATTTCGTCGTGGTGCTTGGTATTTATTCGGACTTATCTTATTTTATGCACCTTTTGCCTTATTTAATAGAGGGTTGAACTGGTTATTAGGAAACGGGACAGACGGAAGTATTCATGATACATGTTTGCGAATGCCCATAACAGATTTATTGAGTGGGAAAGGGATGGATCTGCTAACCATCAAAGGAATAAGTTTATTACTGCTTTTAGTGTCTGCGTTTCTTATCGGACCGTTTTTCTGCGGAAGACTATGTGCTGTAGGAGCTTTTACAGAATATTTAAGCCGTCTGTGGCCTGATAAATGGAAACTTGACTGGTCGAAAATAGTAAACCCTACTCCAATCCGCTATGGCTTTTTGGCTGGATTTATTATTGCACCTTTAATGGCAGGTTCGATTGCATGCGCTTATTGCGGTTATGGTTTCTTTCAACGTCTGCTAGATGGTGGGTTTTGGGGAGACATCGGGGTATTGGGATCAACAACGATTATTACTGCCTTCCTTTGGTTTATAGTGTTCGGGGTTTTTACAAAAGGAGGACGGGGATATTGTAATTTCATGTGTCCAGTCGGGGCAACTCAAAGTCTCCTTCATAGTTTAGGAGCAAAATTTGGTTTTACTTATAAATTAAAATTTGATCATGGAAAATGTGTTTCGTGCCAGTCCTGTGTAAAAGCATGTCCAATGAGTGCTCTTAAAAAAGAAGACGATACTATTAAATACAATATCCATAGTTGCATTACTTGTCGTCAATGTACGGCAGCTTGTCCTACAAATGCTATTTTGTATGGCACTGGTGAGCGAGGTTGGGACAGCAATATCGTCCCTTTAGAAAAACGTCCTTCAGAAAAAGGAGCTTAA
- a CDS encoding potassium channel family protein, with protein MYIRKLVVPVLFLLLTIITGTLGFMWTEKLSLFDSIWLSAVSILTIGYGDIAPVTLYGKIFTLIIIPVAIGLVTYILAQFASSIIDGNLAREVKKRMMDKKINKLKNHIIICGYGRVGRQVVSQLQNENKSFVIIEKNVDVIDSFPDYCLYIFGDAKEEQTLFDAGIDKASSIILTLPDDADNLFITLTAKGINSSIQTISRAENNHSEKILYQAGVDTVINTSNIGGKRMAMSVLKPHSVEYVDTLLHNNDEAYSLEEIKISSSSPLVNSSLKESKIREIFGVSIVAIKRNNHVISNPKADEQIQAHDLIIVFGAEDQMKIFEKVAL; from the coding sequence ATGTATATTAGAAAACTGGTTGTTCCTGTCCTTTTCCTATTGCTTACGATTATTACCGGTACCCTTGGATTTATGTGGACTGAAAAATTAAGTTTATTTGATTCTATATGGCTATCGGCTGTTTCTATTCTTACAATTGGGTACGGTGATATTGCACCTGTGACTCTGTACGGTAAAATTTTCACGCTTATTATCATACCAGTAGCGATTGGATTAGTTACCTATATACTAGCGCAGTTTGCTAGTTCAATAATTGATGGCAATTTAGCAAGAGAGGTGAAAAAAAGAATGATGGATAAGAAAATTAATAAATTAAAAAATCATATTATTATTTGCGGGTATGGTAGAGTAGGGCGACAAGTTGTCTCACAGCTACAGAATGAAAATAAATCATTTGTCATAATAGAAAAAAATGTTGATGTAATAGATTCATTTCCGGACTATTGCCTTTATATTTTTGGAGATGCAAAAGAAGAACAAACATTGTTTGATGCAGGGATCGATAAAGCTAGTTCTATCATTCTAACTTTACCTGATGATGCAGACAATTTATTTATTACTTTAACCGCAAAAGGGATTAATTCAAGTATTCAAACAATTTCAAGAGCAGAAAACAATCACTCTGAAAAAATTCTTTATCAAGCAGGGGTAGATACAGTGATTAATACGTCCAATATTGGTGGGAAACGGATGGCGATGTCTGTTCTTAAACCACATAGTGTTGAATATGTGGACACTCTCTTACATAACAATGATGAAGCATATAGTTTAGAAGAAATCAAAATTTCATCCAGTTCGCCATTGGTAAATTCCTCATTAAAAGAATCCAAAATAAGAGAAATATTTGGGGTTAGTATCGTAGCTATTAAACGGAATAATCATGTTATAAGTAACCCTAAAGCAGATGAGCAAATACAAGCTCATGACCTGATCATCGTGTTTGGTGCTGAGGACCAAATGAAAATATTTGAAAAAGTGGCACTTTAA
- a CDS encoding YybH family protein: MEHELKEVIKKCDHAIKQEDFDSLMNYYTDDAILVVKPGMIARGKEEIKKAFIAIAKYFNNSLAPTQGEMIILEAGETALVISQTLLDANKQESAYSMDRRATYVFKKNSQGEWLCEIDNSYGTDLINK, translated from the coding sequence GTGGAACATGAATTAAAAGAGGTTATCAAGAAATGCGATCATGCAATAAAACAGGAGGATTTTGATTCCTTGATGAATTACTATACCGATGATGCAATATTAGTTGTAAAGCCAGGAATGATTGCAAGAGGCAAAGAGGAAATCAAAAAAGCATTTATTGCTATTGCAAAATATTTCAATAACAGTCTGGCACCAACACAAGGTGAAATGATTATATTAGAAGCTGGGGAAACTGCTCTTGTCATTTCCCAAACGTTACTTGATGCAAATAAACAGGAGTCGGCCTATTCCATGGATAGAAGAGCGACATATGTGTTTAAGAAAAATTCACAAGGTGAATGGCTTTGTGAAATTGACAACTCCTATGGTACAGACT